The following proteins are encoded in a genomic region of Mycobacterium kiyosense:
- a CDS encoding AMP-binding protein, which produces MSGEPCTVAATLRRQATARAEHTLLVCDRERISYAEADRRSADLAHGLIALGAGKGTHIGLLYPNGPEFVVAMLAAARIGAVVIPFSTFATPREIREQLVHSDTAILLSARSFRTHDYVERLRDVSAGAPLLRHVVFDCDELACDADAALLNALEADVDGCDVLAIVYTSGSTSAPKGVVHTHAGLLGNQLGLNMIRGLTAADRLFCNSPFCWIGGFAFGLLATLSAGSTLVCSNAADAGVTLDLIENVKPTMTNGFVSGIRHLIEHPSYPARDFSSSRRGNLYPINAPDTRPADPELRHNMLGMTEAGSVLLISDDESDQPEHRRGSYGRPAPGFETKVLDSGELCIRGPYVMQGYYKRSREECFDADGWFHTGDLVRVDGEGYVYFLGRMSGMIKTAGANVSAAEVETAIGRAGLTAHVVGLPDAGRGQVVAAAIVLPDGVAGFDEAALRDRLRTELSAYKIPRRFVAVPRADVPLLSSGKVDLAQLKKLFDA; this is translated from the coding sequence ATGTCCGGTGAACCCTGCACGGTCGCCGCCACCTTGCGACGACAAGCCACCGCGCGGGCCGAGCACACCCTGTTGGTATGCGACCGCGAGCGGATCTCGTACGCCGAAGCCGACCGGCGCTCCGCGGACCTCGCCCACGGATTGATCGCCCTGGGGGCGGGCAAGGGAACCCATATCGGGCTGCTCTACCCCAACGGCCCCGAGTTCGTGGTCGCGATGCTGGCCGCGGCGCGCATCGGTGCGGTGGTGATCCCGTTCTCGACCTTCGCCACCCCGCGCGAGATCCGCGAGCAACTGGTGCACAGTGACACCGCGATATTGCTGAGCGCCCGGTCGTTCCGTACCCACGACTACGTCGAGCGACTGCGGGACGTGAGTGCGGGTGCGCCGCTGTTGCGCCACGTGGTGTTCGATTGCGATGAGCTGGCCTGCGATGCCGACGCCGCACTGCTGAACGCACTCGAGGCCGATGTCGACGGCTGCGACGTGCTGGCCATCGTCTACACCTCCGGATCCACCAGCGCCCCGAAGGGGGTGGTACACACTCACGCCGGCCTGCTGGGAAACCAGCTCGGCCTCAATATGATTCGCGGTCTCACCGCCGCCGACAGACTATTCTGCAACTCACCGTTCTGCTGGATCGGGGGGTTCGCGTTCGGGCTGCTGGCCACCCTGTCCGCCGGCTCGACCTTGGTGTGTTCCAACGCCGCCGATGCGGGCGTGACACTCGATCTCATCGAGAACGTGAAGCCGACCATGACAAACGGTTTCGTTTCCGGAATCAGGCATCTCATCGAGCACCCCAGCTACCCCGCACGGGATTTCTCCTCGTCGCGGCGGGGCAATCTCTACCCGATCAACGCACCGGACACACGGCCGGCCGATCCGGAATTGCGGCACAACATGTTGGGGATGACCGAAGCCGGGTCCGTGTTGCTGATCAGCGACGACGAGTCCGACCAGCCCGAACATCGGCGCGGATCCTACGGACGCCCGGCCCCGGGTTTCGAGACCAAGGTCCTCGACTCGGGCGAGCTGTGCATCCGCGGGCCCTACGTGATGCAGGGCTACTACAAACGCAGTCGCGAAGAATGCTTCGACGCCGACGGATGGTTCCACACCGGCGATCTGGTGCGTGTCGACGGCGAGGGATACGTGTACTTTCTCGGACGGATGTCCGGCATGATCAAGACCGCCGGCGCCAATGTCTCCGCCGCGGAAGTCGAAACGGCGATTGGCCGTGCGGGTTTGACGGCCCACGTAGTTGGTCTGCCCGACGCCGGGCGCGGTCAGGTGGTGGCGGCGGCGATCGTGCTACCGGACGGCGTGGCCGGCTTCGACGAAGCAGCGCTGCGTGATCGGCTGCGCACCGAACTTTCGGCGTACAAGATCCCGCGCCGATTCGTCGCCGTCCCGCGCGCGGACGTGCCATTGCTGTCCAGCGGAAAAGTCGACCTGGCGCAACTGAAAAAGCTGTTCGATGCCTGA
- a CDS encoding AMP-binding protein, whose protein sequence is MIDPTTRLSYAELDSTTTELAAALVALGVSKGTRVGLIMPNSVRWVQIALAVTRIGAVLVPLSTLLRPRELRAQLRMAAVQVLISVQEFRRHRYIDDVRAVPRMDLPALHSVWLADELSSAPFGDRGAVATIAATVTPADPMVIIFTSGSSGAPKGVVHSHGSALGAVGSGLHARCIDAGTRLYLPMPFFWVGGFGGGILSALLAGATLVTEESPQPNTTLRLLERERVTLFRGWPDQAQMLARHAQRAQTDLSALRPGSLEALLPPQQRTQPGARATLFGMTESFGPYCGWRADTDLPTSAWGSCGKPFSGTEVRIVDPHTGVPVPSGTVGMIQLRGPHTLRGICRRSREEVFTVDGFYPTGDLGRLDAEGFLFYHGRCDDMFKVSGATVYPSEVEKALRTVAGVEAVVVTNVPVGAGQRVGAAVVCREVGVDQLRVAARELLSAFKVPTVWLLLDSVDDLPRGGTGKVDVRLLREMLTEAGS, encoded by the coding sequence GTGATCGACCCGACGACCCGGCTCAGCTACGCCGAACTCGACTCGACGACAACCGAACTGGCCGCTGCGCTGGTCGCGCTGGGGGTGAGCAAGGGCACCCGGGTCGGACTGATCATGCCCAACAGTGTGCGCTGGGTACAGATCGCCCTGGCGGTCACCCGCATAGGTGCGGTGCTGGTGCCGCTGAGCACGCTGCTGCGGCCACGCGAACTCCGGGCGCAGCTGCGAATGGCGGCCGTTCAGGTGCTGATCAGCGTGCAGGAGTTCCGCAGGCACCGCTACATCGACGACGTCCGGGCCGTGCCACGGATGGATCTACCAGCGCTACATAGTGTTTGGTTGGCAGACGAGCTCTCTTCGGCGCCCTTTGGTGACCGTGGGGCCGTCGCAACGATAGCTGCCACCGTCACGCCGGCCGACCCGATGGTGATCATCTTCACCTCGGGCAGCAGCGGAGCGCCCAAGGGGGTCGTGCACTCACACGGCAGCGCGTTGGGCGCGGTGGGCTCCGGCCTCCACGCGCGCTGCATCGATGCCGGCACCCGGCTGTATCTGCCGATGCCGTTCTTCTGGGTAGGCGGGTTCGGTGGCGGCATCCTGTCGGCGCTGCTGGCCGGTGCCACGCTGGTGACCGAAGAGTCCCCACAACCCAATACCACCCTGCGGCTGCTGGAACGCGAACGAGTCACGCTGTTCCGCGGCTGGCCCGACCAGGCCCAGATGCTGGCACGCCACGCGCAGCGGGCACAGACTGACCTGTCCGCACTGCGGCCGGGCAGCCTGGAGGCACTGCTGCCACCGCAGCAGCGAACGCAACCGGGCGCCCGCGCAACGCTGTTCGGCATGACGGAGTCGTTCGGGCCGTACTGCGGCTGGCGCGCTGACACCGACCTGCCGACATCGGCCTGGGGTAGTTGTGGAAAACCGTTCTCCGGCACGGAAGTTCGCATCGTCGATCCCCATACCGGGGTGCCGGTCCCGTCCGGAACTGTCGGGATGATCCAGTTGCGTGGCCCGCATACGCTGCGTGGCATCTGCCGCCGCAGCCGCGAAGAAGTCTTCACCGTCGACGGCTTCTACCCCACCGGCGACCTCGGGCGTCTGGACGCCGAAGGCTTCCTGTTCTACCACGGCCGCTGCGACGACATGTTCAAGGTCAGCGGCGCCACCGTCTACCCCAGCGAAGTCGAGAAGGCACTGCGCACCGTCGCGGGAGTCGAAGCGGTCGTCGTCACCAATGTGCCCGTCGGCGCTGGGCAGCGGGTGGGAGCCGCGGTGGTGTGCCGTGAAGTTGGGGTCGACCAATTGCGTGTTGCGGCACGCGAATTGCTGAGCGCCTTCAAGGTCCCGACCGTGTGGTTGCTGCTGGACTCCGTCGACGATCTGCCCCGCGGCGGCACCGGGAAAGTCGACGTCAGGTTGCTGCGCGAGATGCTGACCGAAGCGGGGTCTTAG
- a CDS encoding hypothetical protein (frameshifted, deletion at around 4298534,4298327) — protein MLANTRAEIVEVLDACDAAVERLCELRFEVLSTPERMAILERLETVARRLPVPQHQLLNQLGTATKEELGDTLRNTLADRLRITRAQASRRIADAADLGPRMSLTGEPLPPKLAATAAAQRRGRIGSEHVAEIRKFFTHLPADIDAGTREHAEADLADQAATTRPDEVADYATALLTYLHPDGEFSDDERAKKRGLSLGKQDPDGMSKLTGWITPALRAALQAAWAKLAAPGIANPDDHLPHIDEGEPDPEAVRRDTRTTAQRQHDGLQAGLLALLACGKLGHHNGLPVTLIVTTT, from the coding sequence ATGCTTGCGAACACGCGTGCGGAGATCGTCGAGGTCCTCGACGCGTGTGATGCGGCCGTCGAGCGGTTGTGTGAGTTGCGGTTTGAGGTGCTGAGCACCCCGGAGCGGATGGCGATCCTGGAGCGCTTGGAGACGGTGGCGCGGCGGCTGCCGGTGCCGCAGCATCAGCTGCTCAACCAGTTGGGCACCGCCACCAAAGAGGAGCTGGGCGACACCCTGCGCAATACGCTGGCCGACCGGCTGCGCATCACCCGCGCCCAGGCCAGCCGGCGCATCGCCGACGCCGCCGACCTCGGTCCCCGGATGTCGCTGACGGGGGAGCCGCTGCCCCCGAAGCTGGCCGCCACCGCCGCCGCCCAACGCCGCGGCCGCATCGGCAGTGAGCACGTGGCGGAAATCCGCAAATTCTTCACACACCTGCCCGCCGACATCGACGCCGGCACCCGCGAACACGCCGAAGCCGACCTGGCCGACCAAGCCGCCACCACCCGGCCCGACGAGGTCGCCGACTACGCCACCGCACTACTGACCTACCTGCACCCCGACGGGGAATTCTCCGACGACGAACGCGCGAAAAAGCGCGGCCTGAGTCTGGGCAAACAAGACCCCGACGGCATGTCCAAACTCACCGGCTGGATCACCCCCGCGCTGCGCGCCGCCCTGCAAGCCGCCTGGGCCAAGCTGGCCGCCCCCGGCATCGCCAACCCCGACGACCACCTGCCCCACATCGACGAGGGCGAGCCCGACCCCGAGGCGGTCCGCCGCGACACCCGCACCACGGCTCAGCGTCAGCACGATGGGCTGCAGGCCGGGCTGCTGGCGCTGCTGGCCTGCGGCAAACTCGGCCACCATAACGGGTTGCCGGTCACCCTGATCGTCACCACCACCTGA